CCATCAGCGGTTCGTTGGCTACTACCCGCAAAAATTAAGACTTCACTCGGTTGACAGATGTAATAAAGATTACGGAAAGCTAGGACAGCTGCGCCTGTGCCCAACCCCATAACACCCAATAGGGCAACAATAATTACTTCCATTACTAATCTCCGTAGCTACCACTAGATTGTTTAAGAGTGCCAATAACATCAATACCAAGGGTTTGATCTACTTGTTCAAGGAAATGGCGAACCATTTCCGGATAAGCATTGACTAAGCCAGCCAGGGACTGACCGTTGCCATTATCAATCACATTTATTCGCTCTAAATTGACGCGGTTGGGGATGGTTGCGGCTTGTTGCAGCACCATTTCTATCTGCTGAATTAAAAAGACCTCATTGGCATGAACTCCCATTTTTGACCACACTTGGGATAACAAATCGTTGACCTGGGCTGCCGCTTTGGCATTTTCTCCTAAGCTTGCAGCGGTGCCTCTGGCTTGAAGTTCCCTAGCCTGCCGTTGGGCTTCGGCTGGAAGAACCTCATCGGCTTCTAGACGCAAGCGTTCTAAATTAGCCCGCATAGCTTGGAGTTGCTGTTCTGCTCGGGCACGGGCTTCTTTCCCTGCCGCAATGGTCCGCTCTTCTTCCGATTTGGCCCGTTGTTCCAGTTCCGCTTTGATTTTGCGCAGCTCATTTTGTTTTTGCTGAATAATAGCTAGAGCCTGGGTTTGGGCCACTTTCGAGCGCTGTTGGCAATCTGCTTCAATCCGCTCGGCTTCTCCCATAGCATTGGATTCAGCAATCTCGGCGTCCCGGACAACTTGAGCAATTTGCCGCCGACCAATCGAACTGAGATAGTCAACATCGTCAGCAACACTCTGAATTTTGAGAGTATCAAGCTGTAACCCTAGTTTCACCAGTTCTCTGGATACATCCTGGGCAATCCGCTCTGCAAACTGGAGCCGATCTTCATTGATTTGTTCTGGAGTCAACAGGGCGACGACACCCCGCAGGTTGCCTTCCAGGGTTTCTCTCGCCACTCGCAGTATTTCTTTGCGATCGCGATCGAGAAACCGTTCAATCGCATTTCCCACCACGTCTGGATCGCTGGAAATTTTAACATTCGCAATGGCTTGAATATCCAGCGGGGTTCCACCTTTTGAGTAAGCATTTTGGACTTCAACAGGCACCGGCATGGTGGTCATATCCATCATTTTCACCGTTTCCAGAATGGGGATGGAAATGACCCGTCCTCCGAAGATGACGCGATAGCCAACAGTTTGCCCCTCTTTGTTTTGATGCTTACGGCCAGACAAAATCAAGATCTCATTGGGATTACAAATCCGCAAAAAGCTCTTGAGGGACCCAACAATCAGAATGACCAACACTAGGGATAGGGCAATAGCCACCACAGGCATACCCGATCCACCTGTTTCTGCCAGCTGGTTCAGGATGGCTTCCTTCACCTTGCCGAGCAGAACAAGAACCAAGTCCATTTCTATTCTCCTTGGTTCTTGTTCTGCGCTTTGAGGGTACCCGTGACATCAATACCGAGGGTTTGATCGACACGATCGAGGAATTGTCGCACCATTTCTGGATAGGCATTCACCAAACTCGCAATAGCTTGCCCATCACCGTTATCTATGACATTGATCCGTTCTAATTTGACCCGATTGGGAATCTCTGCTGCCTGTCGAAGCACCATCTCAATTTGCTGAATTAAGAAGACTTCAGCAGCATCCGTGCCTGTCTCCTCCCAGACTTTGGACAACATATCGTTGACTTGGGCCGCGGCTTTGGCATTTTCCCCTAAGCTGGCTGCTTCTCCTCGGGATTGCAATTCCTTGGCCTGCCGCTGGGCTTCAGCAGGAAGAACCTCATCAGCTTCTAAACGCAACCGCTCTAAATCAGCCCGCATCGCTTGGAGTTGCTGTTCTGCCCGAGCACGGGCTTCTTTTCCAGCAGCAATAGTGCGTTCTTCTTCTGATTTAGCTCGCTGTTCTAGCTCTGCTTTAATTTTGCGTAGCGCATTTTGCTTTTCCTGAACAATGGCTAGAGCCTGGGTTTGAGCCACTTCTGACTGCTGTTGGCAGTCGGCTTCAATCCGCTCAGCTTCTCCCATGGCATTGGATTCAGCAATTTCCGCATCCCGGACAATTTGGGCAATTTGCCGTCGACCAATCGAGCTGAGATAGTCAACGTCATCAGCAACGCTTTGAATTTTGAGGGTATCGAGCTGTAACCCTAACTTCACCAGTTCTCTGGAAACGTCTTGAGCAATCTGCTCTGCAAATCGCAGTCGGTCCTCATTAATTTGCTCTGGCGTGAGCAGGGCCACAACGCCCCTTAAGTTCCCTTCTAAGGTTTCTCTGGCAACCCGTAAAATCTCTTTGCGATCGCGATCTAGGAATCGCTCAATGGCATTTCCCACCACTCCTGGATCATTAGAGATTTTAACGTTGGCAATGGCTTGGATATCGAGCGGTGTACCACCCTTGGAATAGGCATTTTTGACTTCTACCGGAACAGGCATCGTGGTCATATCCATGATTTTGACGGATTCCAAGAGTGGAATCGAAATCACCCGCCCTCCAAAAATGACCCGATAGCCCACGGTTTGCCCCCCTTTGGTACGATGCTTGCGCCCCGATAAAATCAGGATTTCATTGGGGTTGCAAATTCGTAAAAAATTCTTGAGAAACCAAACCACCAGGATGACACCAAAAATAGCCCCCGCGATCGGTACCGCTGTTGGAAGGCCAGACTCCTCCCGATTGACTCTGCTTGAAGATTCAACTTGGGCAATCAAGTGGGATTGCTCCCAGATGGGCTGGTCAACAGACTCACTCATAGATTGAAATTTCCTGCTACTTACCATGTCAAAAAACACAACAATGTAACGACAACACAAAAACTACAATGCGCTACTAGGTATTGCTTAAAGCTCTAAAACTCAGGATGCACCGCTGCCTAAGGCATCTGGCGGTTGGTTAAA
The Acaryochloris marina S15 genome window above contains:
- a CDS encoding flotillin family protein: MSESVDQPIWEQSHLIAQVESSSRVNREESGLPTAVPIAGAIFGVILVVWFLKNFLRICNPNEILILSGRKHRTKGGQTVGYRVIFGGRVISIPLLESVKIMDMTTMPVPVEVKNAYSKGGTPLDIQAIANVKISNDPGVVGNAIERFLDRDRKEILRVARETLEGNLRGVVALLTPEQINEDRLRFAEQIAQDVSRELVKLGLQLDTLKIQSVADDVDYLSSIGRRQIAQIVRDAEIAESNAMGEAERIEADCQQQSEVAQTQALAIVQEKQNALRKIKAELEQRAKSEEERTIAAGKEARARAEQQLQAMRADLERLRLEADEVLPAEAQRQAKELQSRGEAASLGENAKAAAQVNDMLSKVWEETGTDAAEVFLIQQIEMVLRQAAEIPNRVKLERINVIDNGDGQAIASLVNAYPEMVRQFLDRVDQTLGIDVTGTLKAQNKNQGE
- a CDS encoding flotillin family protein, whose protein sequence is MPVVAIALSLVLVILIVGSLKSFLRICNPNEILILSGRKHQNKEGQTVGYRVIFGGRVISIPILETVKMMDMTTMPVPVEVQNAYSKGGTPLDIQAIANVKISSDPDVVGNAIERFLDRDRKEILRVARETLEGNLRGVVALLTPEQINEDRLQFAERIAQDVSRELVKLGLQLDTLKIQSVADDVDYLSSIGRRQIAQVVRDAEIAESNAMGEAERIEADCQQRSKVAQTQALAIIQQKQNELRKIKAELEQRAKSEEERTIAAGKEARARAEQQLQAMRANLERLRLEADEVLPAEAQRQARELQARGTAASLGENAKAAAQVNDLLSQVWSKMGVHANEVFLIQQIEMVLQQAATIPNRVNLERINVIDNGNGQSLAGLVNAYPEMVRHFLEQVDQTLGIDVIGTLKQSSGSYGD